Within Lolium rigidum isolate FL_2022 chromosome 5, APGP_CSIRO_Lrig_0.1, whole genome shotgun sequence, the genomic segment TTATCCATGTATGCGCCTGAAATATATCAGTGGAGTTAGAAAGAATACCTGCATTCGCAATCATCTCTGCAAACAGAATCTGCTCTGCAATTTCTGCACCCCGTCTCGGCACTTGAGTCAGCGCGTTTCTTTTTTACTAAATATACATCTTTTAAAACATTAAGGAAACAATGACGACGTGTAGAGGTGGAATGCAgacgaacacaaagcttatttcaGAATAAATAAAGTAAGTGAAACAAAAGTAAATGGCTCTAGAAAGCTTGACACAATAACAATAACAATAATAAGCATTAAGTTAGGATACTGCGCTTGATATGTGTGTATGCGGGCGGTTTACAAACAATCGCTGAGAAATTTCGAATCGTTGAATCAATATTGAATTCTTCATTTACATAAGGAAGAGGTAGTCGGCAGAAGGCTTCCTATCAAACAAGaatgttagcattagttatacaaAAAAAAGTGGGGTAGTACTCAGGAGGATCGCTAGATAAAAGCATCCTAAATCCTACATAGCAAGTAAGAAAGTCTTGAAATTAAACTATTTAAGATAATAGCGCAATAAGTTGAAtaaaacaaatataaaaaaaagataGCCAACATACAGTTATATCATGCCAGCACTAACCTCTATGTTGTTTGTCAGGTCAGCATTCTGTCACCATCAAACAAAGTACTCCTGTCAGACACCTCAACCATTACAAATATTAACAAAAGGGTATATGGAACGTTCTGGTAGTATTAATTAATAATCTAGAAGTGAAATTGATCTGACCGAAGAAATTAATGTAAGGATCTAGAAGTGAGCACGAAACCATGAAGCAAGCTTATCTCTAGTTGGAACAGAACCAACAGAAAAATAATGCCCCTTGATGCAGAGAATTAGATTTTATTAAAAATGAAATCCATAAATTAATCATTTTTTTGTTGGAAGTTGGAAGATATAGCTGTATACTTTGTTAGCAGAAAAGGGAAGAATCACATAGCCATGATCATTTCATGGATGTGCAAATGGCGATACATTACAAGAACTCTAAGCCCACACCAAATTTGAGCAAATTCTGGAGTATCGATAATATTTGTTAAGATTATGCATTCATAGATACTTGTACCAACTACCATGTATGGAAGATGCTATTAAGAGAAAAAAAAGGGGGCGGGGGGGCTTGATTTGGATGAAATGAATCAGAAGAATGCAAGTCAGACGGTAGAAACCCCAAAATAATATTCCTAGAATTTTTTTCCTAATAATACTTGCACTGGATTTGTCTTCTTGCAAAGTAACTAAAAGATACAACTTCCAGCCATAAAGAGATGTTAGAGAAAGTGTGAGTCAAACATCTCCAGTTTGTACTCATTACATAAAGAACATTTAGAACGGGTATCATGAGATTAGTTATCGAAATATCATGACTGTACCATTTTCACTAACATTTAGATCAGTCAAATAAGAATAGTATCATGCGAGAGTCATGGAAATATCATGATTGTACCAGTTTTACTAACACATTCATATGTACATGTACTGTAATCGTCAAAGTTACATGTGGAGTGGGTCCGTGCCCAAGACTTAATTTATTTATGGAAGGAGGGACTAATAAATTAGAGGTTAGAGTATTTCTGTATCCATGCCCTAACAAATCAAATTGAACAATCATAAGGAAAAAAGGATAGACCTCATTTTGAAGGAGCCAATTTGAAGGGTGCCTCCAGCAAATTGCGCTTCCTTGGTCATCTTTTAGATGAATTAGTGGCCATGGCGCACACTTTGTATGTGCTGCAACTGTACAACGTCCACATCGCCAAAAAAACATCTTTTGCTTACAAACCATGCAACCCTAATTATAAAGAAGGAAAGTCAAATTAATGCGTATCAAAGATTAAAAGTTAAGTACCTCTACCAGAAAGTCTTAGATACATCTAATATTAACTACTGAATTTTATCTGGCCAAATAGCAGTGGGCGCTGGTTTGCTGTAGGACCTACAATTGAGGTGTTCTTTGGTCGCTTAAAATTTAACCTCAGCTAAAACATAATCTTTCATTTCATGACATGGCGACGAACATAGGATTAGAAAAAAATTTAGGAACTACGACATGAATTAACCTTTAAAAATGTCTTCTTCATACATGCTGCAAAATAAGTACTGTATTATTTTATTTGCTTATTCATTTACATATAGTAAGCCATATGGCGGTCATGAACTGGTCATACATCGACAACCATAACTGTCAGCCTGCAGACTAAAATTTGCAAACAAAAAATCATGTTAATAATGACGTAAGTGTCTACTAATAATGCACATTGCATCTTCGCTTTCAAACCATAACTTACATGTTGAGGGCATTTGAAGCTTTCTGCGGTGAAATTTGCAGTATCTTCCACCACACAGGTCAGATGGAAGGACTGTTCGCATCGGCTAACCGAACATTTAATTTCATCCAAGGGATGGATGACCTTATAGCACACACGACATTCAACCTGTGCACATACGAAGAAGCCTCAGATGTTAAgccaataaaaaaatgaaaaaaaaaacgaaaagcaTTAAGAATTTGTGAGCTGCGGCTCGAGGGGGTAAAAATATTTGTATCACAAGGACAAAACGTGGTGATTTTTATAAGTTTCACCTGTCTACATAAAATTGCTCCAGTACTGGTTGATCTTAGCTGCGTCAATGTATTACAATTGAGAAGTGTGGGTTGCATTTTGGTAGACTACACAGTTGTGGGGATATTTACACTTAATGTACTGCTTGCCCTCCTCTCACATGGATTTGTACAAGAGTCAGAAATAGGAGAGCACGAGTACTGAGTTGACCTGACGGGgaagacttgtataggatctcaCCATTTAACACACAAAATTTATTTTTACAAAttgcaaaaaaatctgaaacttgTATACAACATACCTACGGGTTGTATCAACAACTCCAGAAAAAATCAACTCAAAAGTCCATCTACATGTAGAGAaacaaaaaatgataaaatctacTATGAATAGTGTCAGCTTTAGGTGGATGcgatttcacactattcacacccaagatttgtctttttttccTCCAAGTGTTGGTCGAATTTGAAGCTGAGATTTTTAGGGGTTGCATATATAGCACAAATGTTTGTTGTCAAttctttttgaaatttttgaacatATTTTGTCTGTTCTAAAAAAATTGATCTCACAGATCCTATACAAACTGAGATCCAACGCAAGTTGCCCCCCGACCTGGTGATAATAGAACACGGGAAAAAGGAGTGTATGACTTAATGTGTTTTTGCCTGAGATGTTGCGGGATGTGTGGGCAGTAGCGCTCATTTCAAATGTTGTCCGTTTCCTCTCTGTTGTATGAGTAAGTTTGAGTAATTTATAGTTGCGACAATGTAGTAGTAGTACCAGTTGAGATGTCTGGGTTGCATTTTGGTAGGATGCACATTTATGGGGACATTTACACTCAAGCTTGATGCTGCATAGAGTAAATCACTCAAGCCATTCCCCCTAAGAACTCCCACCCACGCAGAGACAGATCATTTCGGCCCAGCAGTGATTCCAAGCTATGCTGGCGAACTGAACCATGAGGAGCAGAAACACGTACCGCCTTAGGCGCAGCGGTGAGAAATGGCAGAACGCAGTGGTGCGGGGGGGCACCCGTCACCCCCTTCCTCACCGCCCACTCCTTTGCATAATCCTCTAGCGTCCGACTCCGCGCCGCAGACGATGGAGGCGAAGACAAGTTCTTCACGGTGACGTGGCCCGCCTCAGGGTAGGCGGTGACGGGAACCGCACCATTGTCCTCCTCGAGCATCCGGACCGGTGCCGGCGCTGCTTGGGCAAGGGAGGACGGCCCATGGCGTGCCTCGGGGAAGGCAGTGACGGAGAAGGCACCATCATTGTTCTCTTCAACCATCACTGCCACCGCACCATTCACTTGCACCGCGAACAGGGATGTGAGAGGAGCCGAAGACGTGGGCACTGCAACCGCGGATGAAGGTACTGTATCCGAGAACAAGTTATTCCCGCTGCCCTGGGGTACCTCCTCAGGGTAGGGGGCCGTGCCAGAAACTGCAACTTTGTTCTCTTCCTTTATCCGGCCAAGTGTCGGCGCAGATGAAGGTGCCAGAACTGAAGATGCCTTGTTCCTGCTGCTGCCGTTCAACACCACCTCGGGGTAGGCGGTGGCAGAAACATCACCGCTGCTCTCCTCCTCGGGCGAGGAAGGCAgcggggcagaggaggaggagggcttgTCCCCGCTGCTGCCGTTGAACATCATCTCGGTATAGACGGTGACAGCAACCGCACCGCTGTACTCCTCGAGCGTCCGGCCCGGTGCCGGCGCCAGTGCTGGCACTTCCACGGCGGATGAGGTTGACGGATCCGAATACGGCGACTCGTTCCCGCTGTCGGGGTATGCGGTGACAGAAACGGCACCGCCTTCCCCCTCGTGCATCTGGCCCGATGCCGGTGCGGGCACGGCGGAGGAGAAGGGCTCGTCCGCGCCACCGCGGCGCACCTCAGGGCATTGGAGGTGGTCCACGCCCgatgctgccgccgccaccggaatGGTTCGGGGGGGGCAGAAGACCCGTTCCCTCCGCCGTGGTGCCGTGGCAAGAGCCTCGGCCTGGGAACAAGGGCGGCCGCCGGCCCGTCCGCAGGGGCCTTAGGCGAGCGGGACGGCGGCGATGCGGAGCTTGGCCGTCCGTGCGGGTGGATCTGCTGGCTGGCGCGGGGGCTCGGTAGGCAAGCAGCGGCGGaatgtgggaggcgacggcggaaTGTGGGACGAAACCCTAGGCTAGGCCGCTCGGCCTCGTCGGGAGGAGAGAGAAGCCACGCAACGCTTCGATGAGTGAGAAAGAGACTGGCCTGGCCTGGCCTTCGGAGAGATCGTGTTATGGGCTTATGGCCCACGAAAATTGTCAAAAGTGGCTGAAACACGTGTTTGAATGTCTATTGCAAAGCCCTTTAGGCCTCGTTCGTTTAATCCCCAGGGGCTATGGATTGAGCTGGATTAGGGCGTGGTCCTGGATATCTAGCCCCGCGAGTTGTTTTTCCAGCCCAACAGAATTGTAGTATTCGGTTACACCCTGTCGGTAATATTGGCCCGACTAATCACATCCATCTGTACTAACTTGATTTGGAAAAAAATTATCCCCATCAGGCCCGTGGAAGAATTTCCACGACGGGACAGACTTTGAGCGAGCCAAGAAAGGGAAAGAGAAAGCGACATTGATGACAATCTCGTGCTTCAATCCACGCACGGGGAGAGGCCTAACCGAATATTTTCTTGAAGACATGGATTAGAAAGGGCTAAAGAAAAGAGGATTAGAAGGGATTGGGTGACAACCCTGGATCAATCAAATACCTGCTTGGATCAAATCCAGCTTCGGATTGAATCCCTTGAAAACGAACGAGGCCTTAGTGGGGTCACGTGCCTTCGAAATTGTCCTCTGACACCAAAATTGTATGTTACACACGAAAAAGGGCCAAAAGTGCCCAAGATCATGAATTTTGGTGACGTCCAGATAGTCGTTCCCCAAAGGTGATGTGCCACCGTAATCGTGCCCGGCCCCCAGAATAGTGTGTTATGGGCTTATTGTTGGAGAtacgcccaagaggcaataataaaatggttattataatatatctttgtgtttatgataatgtttgcataccatgatataattgtattaaccaaaacattgatacatgtgtgttatgtaaacaacaagtagtccctagtaagcctcttgtataactagcttgttgattaatagatgatcatagtttcatgatcatgaacattggatgttattaataacaaggttatgtcattatgtgaatgatgtaatggacacacccaattaagcgtagcataagatcacgtcattaagttcatttgctataagctttcaatacatagttacctagtcctttcgaccatgagatcatataaatcacttatgtcggaagggtactttgattacatcaaacgccactgcgtaaatgggtggttataaaggtgggattaggtattcggaaagtatgagttgaggcatatggatcaacagtgggatttgtccatcccgatgacggatagatatactctgggccctctcggtggaatgtcgtctaaatagcttgcaagcatatacaGTTCCCATGACTCCTACTCCTGCCaaagccatgttgtacaatgcctctcttggatctcctcgCAGTGGCCCGTTCGCCGCATGAAGGCctcgtgtcgccatatatcctcgCTTCCGGGTTTTTTGagataatgttccctcttgtgtcgatcgacataaaggacatgtcgaggttttggatcaagtTCTCTCTGTCggcctcaggtatgttttgcgtaccgagatcttgctctgtttcgagccgctccgtgactatctcccgaagtactCGATTGTCGGCTCgcccgcccttcgcctgcttgactcagcggctgcctcccttcttctattcagatcaactgtctgtttttccaattctcgtcCAACACGGGCGAGTCTGTACTGGTacgcttgcaattcttctgccgtagcagttgtggtcaatggttctgtaccatccatggctcttgcggctctatcacacgctgcttgtgggagttgaacccttatacatggtgtgggcccaacatatttcgtgcctaaacctcgcctgagatcagcgggatcgacatacgggtttcctgcatcgtcgaaagcctccgatgtttccggcTCAGCTCGACTTGCCTCCTCAATGGCATATATTTGGTGATGTGTAGAAGCTTGATTGTCGTCGATATCAGTGACACCGTCATACAGATCGGCGAAAACCTcacgaatagaagtagatctgtcgacgAAATCGAAAACAccgacgctgtcggagtcgctgcttatatctgagtccgcagacgactcgacggatatgttgctgaagatcttgatgagTTCGCCGCTTGATGCAAGCTTGGTGGAGATTGTCGACGAAATCTCTTCATTGCCAGACTCGAACGATGAAACCGATCTCGATGAACCGGAACCAGCTGCACCCGATCTCGCCGAATCCGATCTTGCGAGATGGTGagatccttccttcccgacgcggaagtggaattttccgaacgccatgtccatgggctcctccagatacgcatatgcatccatacgggagggtgggtgaggaacaaaatcgactagagtggtttcgatctgtttaccttgatccgaagatgttgatgatgttgaacatgccatcgagatcagaaccttgtcgcctctaattcccacagtcggtgccaattgataagggattaacttatcaatgcctacgagttgtagactagggtttagttggaagtagagggcaagtagatctcgaaggtttcaatcGGAAAAgtgctcgactgctatgaaaactagggttgcgtgaaacaatgaatcgatcctttctttgtccctcgactcccccttatataggaggcggagccgagggtttcgtgatgtacaagttacagagttggggagggtttctgaaccgtcccgtaacaattacaagttgatattcctaatacaatactatctttccaaactatgtaaaacttcgggtcgtgggcctccagtaaacctcgggtgccttcttcggcaggcccattggggatgcctatgtcagttaaCTCCATCGTACCTAATAAGCTAAGTATTTCCTTtaatttgcacaaagttgattatcatttactttcgccgcacccgacactcgggggctgcgctgtATAGATTCACTCTACATCTCAGGCCGACAAAAGAAGAACCGCGCCTAGGAAAATCTACATCAACAAAGAACTCGTAAAAGAAAATCTGCAAGGAACCCAAAGAAATTTTCTCCAAGgaggacccgacgaaatcttcttcagggaggacccgacgaaattttcttcaaggaggacccgacgaaattttcttcaaggagaacCCGATGAAATTTGCTTCAAGAAGGAACCcgacaaaaaaatggaaaatcttcgagtccatatACTCGTCATTTATTCCAATCACATTAATGGAAAAATATACTTCAAGGAAGTCGATGAACAAAgccgagcctacacccaagtgcaaacactcggatgtagcctcggggctactcccatcgggagcgctggtcgcgcacccgaagaAATAAAATTCAATATAGCAAGTCAATATAGGAGCATCAAGATCCTATTCGACAAAAGATAGCAACCCGAAGAAATGGTTCTACCCGAAGAATGGAGCTTTCCATCAGCCGAACAAAATgcactcaacaatatattctcgaagcgcgtccgccgcggtaaaaactccGAATGCCG encodes:
- the LOC124651878 gene encoding histone-lysine N-methyltransferase ASHR3-like; this encodes MHEGEGGAVSVTAYPDSGNESPYSDPSTSSAVEVPALAPAPGRTLEEYSGAVAVTVYTEMMFNGSSGDKPSSSSAPLPSSPEEESSGDVSATAYPEVVLNGSSRNKASSVLAPSSAPTLGRIKEENKVAVSGTAPYPEEVPQGSGNNLFSDTVPSSAVAVPTSSAPLTSLFAVQVNGAVAVMVEENNDGAFSVTAFPEARHGPSSLAQAAPAPVRMLEEDNGAVPVTAYPEAGHVTVKNLSSPPSSAARSRTLEDYAKEWAVRKGVTGAPPHHCVLPFLTAAPKAVECRVCYKVIHPLDEIKCSVSRCEQSFHLTCVVEDTANFTAESFKCPQHGCMVCKQKMFFWRCGRCTVAAHTKCAPWPLIHLKDDQGSAICWRHPSNWLLQNENADLTNNIEEAFCRLPLPYVNEEFNIDSTIRNFSAIVCKPPAYTHIKRNVYLVKKKRADSSAETGCRNCRADSVCRDDCECRGLSMSCSKSCRCSDLCTNKPFRKDKKFKIVKSEGCGWGAVALEPLEKGDFIIEYVGEVINDATCEQRLWEMKRRGDKNFYMCEISKDCTIDATFKGNTSRFLNHSCDPNCKLEKWQVDGEIRVGVFASRSIQVGEPLTYDYRFVHFGEKVKCNCGAKSCQGYLGIQLKNPSQDALVAAALASPSSLKPETHLLPWTNCIEVPFNLRSKTKIDRICWGRKRQRTSIIDPSPSTPVTESASASVPKGFSAELA